In Anser cygnoides isolate HZ-2024a breed goose chromosome 23, Taihu_goose_T2T_genome, whole genome shotgun sequence, the following are encoded in one genomic region:
- the LACTBL1 gene encoding putative beta-lactamase-like 1 isoform X1, with amino-acid sequence MRREFSTAMDGLQLRQASSSRGLLKFIVMEVKWIHVLAIFFFLLSVAMTGCFLWQYSLPRVDPNPSVMEVRSEAVQMCPRYPEPVPLDHPIPILKDALEKVDMMLRQKIHSSGLPAMSAIVIYNDTVLWTGNFGKKNGSDPSSVVPNEYTIYRIASVSKIFPTIMLYKMWEEGKVTSLDDPLERYVQNFAIKNPLGRFKASEQRYTADGLIFLEKGSTSLKPSPVTLRRMASQLSGLPRKLRSTSLLWKGNTQDALALLKDDILVADPGTRCHYSNLAFSLMAHVLADHAAEGQYQRWISENILDRLGMEDTGFDITPPIRSQMAVGFYGSQQPAPLYDLGWYRPSGQMYSTAADLAKLAMVFLGTYHRHLLEPDTVKTMLTPLFKCSTEYFANKTGTPWEINEQLGYDVIRKDGDLDGYSATFSLIPKLRLSFIVLMAGPRPQGEDIVTQTYEYLITAMETAFREAEKTLSPPPSPVPYVGYYTYSNLTFYEIKVGPGGVLVMQQFGPHVEELIPEKYRTIKLHHLEERVFQVVFDKEFPCVLHLGSASISLETQNGQLFNFYPFDRKGLSPGFDAPGLNTYNVLRVLRKPVFYS; translated from the exons CAGGCATCCAGCAGCCGGGGCCTCCTCAAGTTCATTGTTATGGAAGTGAAATGGATTCATGTGTTGGCCatcttcttctttctgctgtctgTAGCTATGACAGGCTGCTTCCTGTGGCAGTACAGCCTCCCCAGGGTGGATCCCA ACCCGTCTGTGATGGAAGTAAGATCAGAAGCTGTGCAGATGTGCCCCCGCTATCCGGAACCAGTACCACTGGACCACCCAATCCCCATTCTGAAGGATGCATTGGAGAAG GTAGATATGATGCTGCGGCAAAAGATTCATAGCTCTGGTCTCCCGGCCATGTCTGCCATTGTTATCTACAATGACACTGTCCTGTGGACGGGCAACTTTGGAAAGAAGAATGGCTCAGATCcctcctcagtggtgcccaACGAGTATACTATTTACAG AATTGCCAGTGTATCCAAGATCTTTCCAACCATTATGTTGTACAAGATGTGGGAAGAAGGGAAAGTCACATCTCTGGATGACCCTTTGGAACGTTATGTCCAGAACTTTGCCATTAAAAATCCTCTGGGAAGGTTCAAGGCATCAGAACAGAGATATACAGCAGATGGGctgatttttttggaaaaaggcTCAACATCACTTAAGCCATCTCCTGTTACCTTGCGCAGAATGGCCAGCCAGCTCTCAG GTCTGCCCAGGAAGCTGCGATCTACCAGCCTGCTGTGGAAAGGCAATACACAAGATGCTCTGGCTCTCCTGAAAGATGATATCTTGGTCGCTGATCCTGGAACCAG atgCCACTACAGCAATTTGGCCTTCTCGCTGATGGCGCATGTACTAGCTGACCATGCAGCTGAGGGACAATACCAGCGCTGGATCTCAGAGAACATCCTAGACCGCTTGGGCATGGAGGACACTGGCTTCGACATCACACCACCGATCCGCTCCCAAATGGCTGTGGGTTTCTAcggcagccagcagccagcccctctTTATGACCTCGGCTGGTACAGGCCTTCTGGCCAGATGTACTCCACAGCTGCTGACCTTGCCAAGCTGGCAATGGTCTTTTTGGGCACCTATCACCGTCATCTCTTAGAGCCTGACACAGTGAAGACAATGCTGACACCTCTGTTTAAGTGCTCCACTGAATACTTTGCTAACAAGACTGGCACACCCTGGGAGATTAATGAGCAATTGGGTTATGATGTCATTAGGAAGGATGGAGACCTTGATGGTTATTCAGCTACCTTCTCACTTATCCCCAAACTCCGCCTGAGCTTCATTGTACTGATGGCAGGGCCCAGGCCTCAAGGTGAAGATATTGTAACTCAGACATATGAGTATCTTATTACTGCCATGGAGACTGCATTCAGAGAGGCAGAGAAAACCTTGTCTCCTCCTCCAAGTCCAGTCCCTTATGTTGGTTACTATACCTACTCCAACTTGACTTTCTATGAGATCAAAGTTGGACCTGGTGGGGTGCTGGTCATGCAGCAGTTTGGGCCTCACGTTGAAGAGCTGATCCCTGAGAAATACCGGACAATCAAGCTCCATCACCTGGAAGAGCGTGTCTTCCAAGTTGTTTTTGACAAGGAGTTCCCTTGTGTTCTGCATCTTGGCTCTGCTTCCATCTCACTGGAGACCCAGAATGGGCAGCTCTTTAATTTTTATCCATTTGATCGCAAGGGTTTGTCTCCTGGGTTTGATGCACCAGGGCTAAACACATACAATGTACTGCGTGTACTTCGTAAACCTGTATTCTATAGCTAA
- the LACTBL1 gene encoding putative beta-lactamase-like 1 isoform X2, whose protein sequence is MQASSSRGLLKFIVMEVKWIHVLAIFFFLLSVAMTGCFLWQYSLPRVDPNPSVMEVRSEAVQMCPRYPEPVPLDHPIPILKDALEKVDMMLRQKIHSSGLPAMSAIVIYNDTVLWTGNFGKKNGSDPSSVVPNEYTIYRIASVSKIFPTIMLYKMWEEGKVTSLDDPLERYVQNFAIKNPLGRFKASEQRYTADGLIFLEKGSTSLKPSPVTLRRMASQLSGLPRKLRSTSLLWKGNTQDALALLKDDILVADPGTRCHYSNLAFSLMAHVLADHAAEGQYQRWISENILDRLGMEDTGFDITPPIRSQMAVGFYGSQQPAPLYDLGWYRPSGQMYSTAADLAKLAMVFLGTYHRHLLEPDTVKTMLTPLFKCSTEYFANKTGTPWEINEQLGYDVIRKDGDLDGYSATFSLIPKLRLSFIVLMAGPRPQGEDIVTQTYEYLITAMETAFREAEKTLSPPPSPVPYVGYYTYSNLTFYEIKVGPGGVLVMQQFGPHVEELIPEKYRTIKLHHLEERVFQVVFDKEFPCVLHLGSASISLETQNGQLFNFYPFDRKGLSPGFDAPGLNTYNVLRVLRKPVFYS, encoded by the exons CAGGCATCCAGCAGCCGGGGCCTCCTCAAGTTCATTGTTATGGAAGTGAAATGGATTCATGTGTTGGCCatcttcttctttctgctgtctgTAGCTATGACAGGCTGCTTCCTGTGGCAGTACAGCCTCCCCAGGGTGGATCCCA ACCCGTCTGTGATGGAAGTAAGATCAGAAGCTGTGCAGATGTGCCCCCGCTATCCGGAACCAGTACCACTGGACCACCCAATCCCCATTCTGAAGGATGCATTGGAGAAG GTAGATATGATGCTGCGGCAAAAGATTCATAGCTCTGGTCTCCCGGCCATGTCTGCCATTGTTATCTACAATGACACTGTCCTGTGGACGGGCAACTTTGGAAAGAAGAATGGCTCAGATCcctcctcagtggtgcccaACGAGTATACTATTTACAG AATTGCCAGTGTATCCAAGATCTTTCCAACCATTATGTTGTACAAGATGTGGGAAGAAGGGAAAGTCACATCTCTGGATGACCCTTTGGAACGTTATGTCCAGAACTTTGCCATTAAAAATCCTCTGGGAAGGTTCAAGGCATCAGAACAGAGATATACAGCAGATGGGctgatttttttggaaaaaggcTCAACATCACTTAAGCCATCTCCTGTTACCTTGCGCAGAATGGCCAGCCAGCTCTCAG GTCTGCCCAGGAAGCTGCGATCTACCAGCCTGCTGTGGAAAGGCAATACACAAGATGCTCTGGCTCTCCTGAAAGATGATATCTTGGTCGCTGATCCTGGAACCAG atgCCACTACAGCAATTTGGCCTTCTCGCTGATGGCGCATGTACTAGCTGACCATGCAGCTGAGGGACAATACCAGCGCTGGATCTCAGAGAACATCCTAGACCGCTTGGGCATGGAGGACACTGGCTTCGACATCACACCACCGATCCGCTCCCAAATGGCTGTGGGTTTCTAcggcagccagcagccagcccctctTTATGACCTCGGCTGGTACAGGCCTTCTGGCCAGATGTACTCCACAGCTGCTGACCTTGCCAAGCTGGCAATGGTCTTTTTGGGCACCTATCACCGTCATCTCTTAGAGCCTGACACAGTGAAGACAATGCTGACACCTCTGTTTAAGTGCTCCACTGAATACTTTGCTAACAAGACTGGCACACCCTGGGAGATTAATGAGCAATTGGGTTATGATGTCATTAGGAAGGATGGAGACCTTGATGGTTATTCAGCTACCTTCTCACTTATCCCCAAACTCCGCCTGAGCTTCATTGTACTGATGGCAGGGCCCAGGCCTCAAGGTGAAGATATTGTAACTCAGACATATGAGTATCTTATTACTGCCATGGAGACTGCATTCAGAGAGGCAGAGAAAACCTTGTCTCCTCCTCCAAGTCCAGTCCCTTATGTTGGTTACTATACCTACTCCAACTTGACTTTCTATGAGATCAAAGTTGGACCTGGTGGGGTGCTGGTCATGCAGCAGTTTGGGCCTCACGTTGAAGAGCTGATCCCTGAGAAATACCGGACAATCAAGCTCCATCACCTGGAAGAGCGTGTCTTCCAAGTTGTTTTTGACAAGGAGTTCCCTTGTGTTCTGCATCTTGGCTCTGCTTCCATCTCACTGGAGACCCAGAATGGGCAGCTCTTTAATTTTTATCCATTTGATCGCAAGGGTTTGTCTCCTGGGTTTGATGCACCAGGGCTAAACACATACAATGTACTGCGTGTACTTCGTAAACCTGTATTCTATAGCTAA